The following proteins come from a genomic window of Companilactobacillus pabuli:
- the tdcB gene encoding bifunctional threonine ammonia-lyase/L-serine ammonia-lyase TdcB, protein MTAEDIKQSKDFQNPVCMRDIEEAAHSIHEVGRVTPLIQSMFLSRNIAHGEVYLKLENMQLTGSFKFRGAFNKINHLSDAEKARGVITASAGNHAQGVALTSHLLGIDSVVIMPHGAPIAKQEATAGYGAKVILHGDNFDEAHQFMEEEAERKGYTIVDPYNDVDVIAGQGSIGLEILDQMWDVDTVIVPVGGGGLISGIATALKSFNPNIHIVGVQSENVHGMTASYEANKLTTYSKGKTLADGTAVATPGDITFPITKNLVDEMVLVNEEEIAKAMKDLLQRTKTVAEGAGALPTAALEAKKIDSKWLNHKKVVALVSGGNVDLEQVSKNIDHFLVTTNHSVG, encoded by the coding sequence ATGACTGCAGAAGATATTAAACAATCAAAAGATTTTCAAAATCCTGTTTGTATGAGAGATATTGAGGAAGCAGCTCACTCTATTCACGAAGTGGGTCGAGTCACACCACTGATTCAATCAATGTTTTTAAGCCGTAATATAGCTCATGGGGAGGTTTACTTGAAGCTAGAAAACATGCAATTAACTGGATCATTCAAATTTAGAGGTGCTTTTAATAAAATCAATCATTTGAGTGATGCTGAAAAAGCACGTGGTGTCATCACAGCTTCGGCCGGTAATCATGCTCAGGGAGTAGCTTTAACATCGCACCTTTTGGGAATAGACTCAGTTGTTATCATGCCACATGGTGCTCCAATTGCTAAGCAGGAAGCAACTGCTGGATATGGTGCAAAGGTCATTCTACATGGTGATAATTTTGATGAGGCACACCAATTTATGGAAGAAGAAGCCGAAAGAAAAGGCTATACAATCGTTGATCCATATAACGATGTTGATGTCATTGCTGGTCAAGGTTCAATTGGGTTAGAAATTCTTGATCAAATGTGGGATGTCGATACAGTTATCGTTCCTGTCGGTGGTGGCGGATTGATTTCTGGAATTGCAACTGCTTTGAAGTCATTTAATCCTAATATTCACATTGTTGGAGTTCAATCAGAAAATGTTCATGGGATGACAGCATCTTATGAAGCTAATAAATTAACAACCTATAGTAAAGGCAAGACTTTGGCTGATGGAACAGCTGTTGCTACACCTGGAGACATAACTTTCCCAATTACTAAGAACTTAGTTGATGAAATGGTTTTAGTTAATGAAGAAGAAATTGCTAAGGCTATGAAAGACTTATTACAAAGAACTAAGACAGTTGCTGAAGGAGCGGGGGCTTTACCGACAGCAGCTTTGGAAGCAAAAAAAATCGATTCAAAATGGTTAAATCATAAAAAGGTCGTTGCTTTAGTTTCTGGTGGCAATGTTGATTTGGAACAAGTTTCTAAAAACATCGATCACTTTTTGGTAACAACTAATCATTCCGTAGGTTAG